One window from the genome of Pedobacter schmidteae encodes:
- a CDS encoding HesA/MoeB/ThiF family protein has protein sequence MLKRYNRQMILPEIGITGQQKLLNARVLVVGAGGLGCPLLMYLTGAGIGHIGIIDHDLVEESNLHRQVLYHVKDIGQHKATVATEKMQLLNPDIQFSTYPFALSGENATSIIEQYDLVLDGSDNFPTRYLVNDTCMNLNKPLVFGSIFQFEGQVSVFGFKGGPDYRSIYPEPPAREDTTNCGEAGVIGTLPGIIGSLMANEAIKIICGFGEILSGSLLIFNALNSETQLFKFNVTTDGTNNESNDHLNLSTTSDEEDLKQNQLLRANTRTISMKELEDWKTDRPDHVLIDVREAYEFEEYNIGGINIPLYQLNDHLAEITHYKTIVFCCTMGKRSNIAIQLLKGNFKGELFSLTIK, from the coding sequence ATGTTGAAGCGATATAACAGACAAATGATTTTGCCCGAAATAGGCATAACAGGACAGCAAAAGCTACTGAATGCACGGGTGTTGGTTGTTGGCGCGGGTGGATTAGGTTGTCCACTGCTGATGTACCTGACCGGGGCCGGCATAGGGCATATCGGGATTATTGATCATGACCTGGTGGAAGAAAGTAACCTGCACAGACAGGTGCTTTACCACGTGAAAGATATTGGACAGCATAAAGCAACTGTTGCTACAGAAAAAATGCAATTGCTGAATCCTGATATACAATTTAGCACCTACCCTTTTGCCTTATCCGGAGAAAATGCGACGTCAATAATTGAACAATACGACCTGGTGCTAGACGGATCAGATAATTTCCCTACCCGTTATCTGGTCAACGATACTTGTATGAATTTAAACAAGCCATTGGTATTTGGCTCTATATTTCAATTTGAAGGACAGGTATCGGTATTTGGCTTCAAGGGCGGGCCTGATTATAGGTCTATCTACCCGGAACCACCCGCCCGGGAAGATACCACCAACTGCGGCGAAGCTGGTGTAATTGGTACTTTACCTGGAATCATTGGTAGTTTGATGGCCAATGAAGCCATAAAAATCATCTGTGGTTTTGGTGAAATACTGTCCGGATCACTGCTGATATTTAACGCATTGAATAGCGAAACGCAACTTTTCAAATTCAATGTCACGACAGACGGGACAAACAATGAAAGCAATGACCATTTAAATTTAAGTACCACCAGCGATGAGGAAGATTTAAAGCAAAATCAACTGCTCCGGGCAAATACAAGAACAATCAGCATGAAAGAGCTGGAAGACTGGAAAACTGACCGGCCTGATCATGTGCTGATTGATGTAAGGGAAGCCTATGAATTTGAGGAGTATAATATAGGTGGTATTAATATTCCGCTGTACCAGCTTAATGATCATTTGGCAGAAATAACACATTATAAAACCATTGTATTTTGCTGCACGATGGGTAAAAGAAGTAATATAGCCATCCAGCTACTGAAAGGAAATTTTAAAGGTGAACTGTTTTCCTTAACAATAAAATGA
- a CDS encoding thiamine phosphate synthase codes for MNIDSLHYISQAAVGKTHLEAIEKVLLAGGKWVQLRVKNQTEDEVLPLAIEAATLCKAYGARLIVNDYPHVALKAGAHGVHLGLNDMPIPSARDILGPDMIIGGTANTLAHMQLRANEGANYIGLGPYRFTATKQNLSPIVGLQGYITLMEQAQKAGVLLPVIAIGGIETADIPLLMHCGVHGVAISGALTNAQDTALILKEMQQILASRYPESISGAGLTDSAINIEKNNL; via the coding sequence ATGAATATAGACAGCTTACATTATATATCGCAGGCTGCTGTAGGTAAAACTCACCTGGAGGCGATAGAAAAAGTACTACTTGCCGGTGGCAAGTGGGTACAACTAAGAGTTAAAAACCAGACCGAAGATGAGGTACTGCCTTTGGCCATTGAGGCAGCGACACTATGTAAGGCTTACGGAGCCAGGCTTATTGTTAACGATTATCCGCACGTAGCCTTAAAAGCCGGTGCACATGGCGTGCACCTGGGTTTGAATGATATGCCTATACCGTCTGCAAGGGACATTTTAGGCCCCGACATGATCATTGGAGGAACGGCCAACACGCTGGCGCACATGCAACTGAGGGCAAATGAAGGTGCCAATTACATTGGCCTGGGGCCCTATCGCTTTACCGCCACCAAGCAAAACCTGAGTCCAATTGTCGGTCTGCAAGGTTACATCACCTTGATGGAACAGGCGCAAAAGGCAGGAGTTCTATTGCCTGTTATCGCCATTGGCGGAATAGAAACGGCGGATATTCCTTTGCTGATGCATTGCGGTGTACATGGGGTAGCCATCTCTGGCGCACTGACAAATGCTCAGGATACTGCTTTGATATTAAAAGAAATGCAGCAGATTTTGGCATCCCGTTATCCTGAATCTATTTCAGGGGCGGGTTTAACTGATAGCGCAATAAATATAGAAAAAAATAACCTTTAA
- a CDS encoding S1 RNA-binding domain-containing protein, translating to MIAIGQYNDLRIIKKTEDGLILTEGEKEVLLPYVDVPLNAEIGDNLNVFVFMQKDGRLQATTKRPYACVGDFAYLTVVDETEDGGVFMDIGLGKDIYVPKREQKRPMFKGDKHVVYVFLDESNDRMLASSKLLNFVEENDIDLEEADEVSLLIVDRSDLGYNAIIDNKYIGLLYTNELFDELSPGEIRKGWIKKIRVEGKIDLSLQPMGYGHILETKEVVLADLKESGGVIYLGDKSSPDDIYHRFKISKSAFKKAIGGLYKERLITISDFEIRVNIDHQN from the coding sequence ATGATAGCAATAGGACAATACAACGACCTTAGAATTATAAAAAAAACGGAAGATGGCCTGATTTTAACAGAAGGTGAAAAAGAGGTGCTCCTGCCCTATGTCGATGTCCCATTAAATGCCGAAATAGGTGACAACCTTAATGTTTTTGTATTTATGCAAAAAGATGGCAGATTACAGGCGACCACAAAAAGGCCTTACGCTTGTGTAGGTGATTTTGCTTATCTGACGGTTGTAGATGAGACTGAGGACGGTGGTGTTTTTATGGATATTGGATTGGGTAAAGACATTTATGTACCTAAACGCGAACAAAAACGTCCGATGTTTAAAGGAGATAAGCACGTGGTATATGTATTTTTGGACGAAAGCAACGACCGTATGCTGGCCTCTTCTAAATTACTCAACTTCGTAGAAGAGAATGATATAGACCTGGAAGAAGCTGATGAAGTAAGTCTGCTGATTGTTGACCGCTCTGATTTGGGATATAATGCGATTATTGACAATAAGTACATTGGTTTGCTGTATACCAACGAATTGTTTGATGAGCTAAGCCCTGGAGAAATACGCAAAGGATGGATCAAAAAAATACGTGTAGAAGGAAAAATTGACCTGAGCCTGCAACCTATGGGCTATGGACATATCCTGGAGACCAAAGAAGTCGTCCTCGCAGATCTAAAAGAAAGTGGTGGCGTGATCTACCTGGGAGATAAAAGTTCTCCGGATGATATCTATCATCGTTTTAAAATTAGTAAAAGTGCATTTAAGAAAGCCATTGGCGGTTTGTATAAGGAAAGATTGATTACTATTTCTGATTTTGAGATCAGGGTTAATATTGATCACCAAAATTAG
- a CDS encoding thiazole synthase gives MLKIADKIFNSRLFTGTGKFSSTLKMEEALLASGSELVTVALKRVDVHAQEDDLLMHLRYPHINLLPNTSGVRNAKEAIFAAQMAREALETNWLKLEIHPDPKYLMPDPIETLKATEELAKLGFVVLPYIHADPVLCKRLEDAGTAAVMPLGSPIGSNKGLKTIDFLEIIISQSTVPVIIDAGIGAPSDAAKAMEIGADAVLVNTAIAVSEDPVKMAQAFKIAIEAGRMAYEAKLAPVATSQQAAASSPLTSFLD, from the coding sequence ATGTTAAAGATAGCAGACAAAATATTTAATTCGCGCCTGTTTACCGGCACGGGTAAATTCAGTTCCACTTTAAAAATGGAGGAAGCTTTATTGGCTTCAGGATCGGAACTGGTTACCGTTGCGCTGAAAAGAGTGGATGTACATGCCCAGGAAGATGATCTTTTGATGCACCTGAGGTATCCGCACATCAATTTATTGCCCAATACTTCGGGAGTGCGAAATGCCAAAGAAGCCATATTTGCTGCGCAAATGGCACGTGAAGCACTGGAGACCAACTGGTTGAAGCTAGAGATCCATCCCGACCCAAAATACCTGATGCCTGATCCTATAGAAACGCTAAAGGCTACGGAAGAACTGGCAAAGCTGGGATTTGTGGTATTGCCCTATATTCATGCCGATCCGGTATTGTGTAAACGACTGGAAGATGCAGGCACGGCAGCAGTAATGCCTTTGGGTTCGCCCATAGGCAGCAATAAAGGCTTAAAAACCATTGATTTCCTTGAAATCATCATCAGTCAGAGTACCGTTCCGGTAATTATTGATGCCGGAATTGGCGCGCCTTCTGATGCTGCAAAAGCAATGGAAATAGGTGCCGATGCGGTATTGGTAAACACGGCTATCGCTGTATCAGAAGATCCGGTGAAGATGGCTCAGGCATTTAAAATAGCCATTGAAGCTGGAAGAATGGCCTACGAAGCAAAACTTGCGCCGGTAGCTACCAGTCAGCAAGCTGCAGCCAGTAGTCCGCTCACCTCGTTTTTAGATTAA
- a CDS encoding GMC oxidoreductase yields the protein MNINTDLKKENTYDAIVVGSGISGGWAAKELTEKGLRVLLLERGMNIEHVKDYDTAMKDPWEFKHAGRLTEEMKRTHPVQKRDYPYSEYNEKWWVNDLECPYTEDKRFDWYRGFHVGGKSLMWGRQSYRFSDHNFEDNAKDGHGNDWPIRYKDLAPWYDYAERFAGISGQAENWPLLPDGQFLPPMDLNCVEKSVKKRIEEHYKRTRIMTIGRVANLTVPHKGRGNCQYRNLCSRGCPFGAYFSTQSSTLPAAEATGRLTLRPYSIVNHIIYDKNTKKAKGVMVIDAETHKTMEFYAKIVFVNGSTLGSTFILLNSTSEAHPNGLGNGSGQLGHNLMDHHFRCGASGEAPGFDDKYTFGRRANGIYIPRYRNVGSDKRDYLRGFGYQGGASRKNWQSDIAELAFGNDFKEKMSTPGSWSMGLGGFGEMLPYYENRVYIDKTRKDKWGQPVLAIDCEYKENEKKMRIDMMNDAAEMLEAAGMKNIKTYDNGCYPGMAIHEMGTARMGNDPKTSVLNKWNQMHEVKNVFVTDGSCMPSIACQNPSLTFMALTARACDYAVKGLKNKSI from the coding sequence ATGAATATCAATACGGATTTAAAAAAAGAGAATACATACGATGCTATTGTTGTAGGATCGGGGATTAGTGGTGGCTGGGCTGCAAAAGAATTGACTGAAAAAGGATTAAGGGTGTTGTTATTGGAACGTGGAATGAATATAGAGCACGTGAAAGATTATGATACCGCTATGAAAGATCCCTGGGAGTTTAAACATGCAGGACGTCTTACAGAGGAGATGAAACGCACGCACCCGGTTCAGAAGAGAGATTACCCTTATTCGGAATACAATGAAAAATGGTGGGTAAATGACCTGGAATGTCCATATACAGAAGATAAACGCTTTGATTGGTATCGTGGCTTTCATGTTGGTGGTAAATCTTTAATGTGGGGCCGCCAGAGTTACCGCTTTAGTGACCATAACTTTGAAGACAATGCAAAAGATGGACATGGCAACGATTGGCCAATTCGTTATAAAGATCTGGCGCCATGGTACGACTATGCCGAGCGTTTTGCCGGAATTAGCGGACAGGCAGAAAACTGGCCTTTATTGCCAGATGGACAGTTCCTACCTCCGATGGATCTCAATTGCGTAGAGAAATCTGTTAAAAAACGCATTGAAGAACATTATAAAAGAACCAGAATTATGACCATTGGCCGGGTGGCCAATTTAACGGTTCCGCATAAAGGCCGGGGCAATTGTCAGTACCGGAACTTATGTAGCCGTGGTTGTCCTTTTGGTGCCTATTTCAGTACACAATCCTCTACATTACCGGCTGCAGAAGCTACAGGAAGGTTAACCCTCAGACCATATTCCATTGTAAATCATATTATTTACGATAAGAATACCAAAAAAGCCAAAGGGGTGATGGTAATTGATGCAGAAACCCATAAAACAATGGAGTTTTATGCAAAAATTGTGTTTGTTAACGGATCCACATTAGGCTCTACTTTTATTTTATTGAATTCTACTTCTGAGGCTCACCCTAATGGATTAGGGAATGGTAGCGGTCAGCTTGGCCACAATCTGATGGACCATCACTTCCGTTGCGGTGCATCGGGTGAAGCCCCTGGTTTTGATGATAAATATACTTTCGGCCGCAGGGCAAATGGAATTTACATACCGAGATACAGAAATGTGGGTAGCGATAAACGTGATTACCTCCGTGGATTTGGTTATCAGGGTGGTGCCAGCCGTAAAAACTGGCAAAGTGATATTGCTGAACTGGCTTTTGGTAACGATTTTAAAGAAAAAATGAGTACACCAGGAAGCTGGAGCATGGGATTAGGTGGCTTTGGAGAAATGTTGCCTTACTACGAAAATAGGGTGTACATTGATAAGACCAGGAAAGACAAATGGGGACAGCCTGTTTTGGCCATCGATTGCGAGTATAAGGAAAACGAGAAAAAGATGCGCATTGATATGATGAATGATGCTGCTGAAATGCTGGAAGCGGCTGGTATGAAAAATATCAAAACTTATGATAACGGTTGTTACCCGGGAATGGCTATTCACGAAATGGGAACTGCCAGGATGGGGAATGATCCAAAAACATCAGTATTGAACAAATGGAACCAGATGCATGAGGTAAAAAATGTATTTGTTACTGACGGATCTTGTATGCCTTCCATCGCTTGTCAGAATCCTTCATTAACCTTTATGGCACTCACTGCACGTGCATGCGATTATGCGGTTAAAGGATTGAAAAACAAGAGTATTTAA
- a CDS encoding hydroxymethylpyrimidine/phosphomethylpyrimidine kinase has translation MKSVDRPYILSIAGFDPSAGAGVLADVKCFEQLEVYGFGVCTALTVQTDTHFLKNNWLSAEQIIEQFAPLLLKFKLSACKIGLIKNTGVLLEVVTYLKSHCPDIKIVLDPVLKASAGYEFHDWEDGLNKLEPVLRQIDLITPNYPEMLSLGGQKEAERSAKVWADYCPVLLKGGHLAGSVGTDYLFLKTEIHELKPGGPRLVSKHGSGCVLSAAITAGLGKGLDLLNACIQGKAYVEQFLDSNNTLLGYHK, from the coding sequence ATGAAAAGTGTAGATAGACCATATATATTGAGTATTGCCGGCTTTGACCCGAGTGCCGGTGCTGGTGTTTTGGCCGATGTGAAATGTTTTGAACAGCTGGAAGTATATGGCTTTGGGGTATGCACGGCGCTAACCGTACAAACGGACACGCATTTTTTGAAAAATAACTGGCTGAGTGCCGAACAAATTATTGAACAATTTGCCCCCTTGCTGTTAAAATTTAAGCTTAGCGCATGTAAAATTGGCCTGATCAAAAATACAGGTGTTTTGCTGGAAGTGGTTACCTACCTGAAGTCGCATTGTCCGGATATAAAGATTGTATTGGACCCTGTTTTGAAGGCCAGTGCCGGATATGAATTTCACGACTGGGAAGATGGCTTGAACAAACTGGAACCGGTATTGCGGCAAATTGACCTGATTACCCCCAATTATCCGGAAATGTTGAGCCTGGGTGGGCAAAAGGAGGCAGAGCGCAGCGCAAAGGTTTGGGCCGACTACTGCCCGGTTTTATTAAAAGGCGGACACCTGGCCGGATCCGTTGGTACCGATTATTTATTCCTCAAAACGGAAATACATGAATTAAAGCCTGGTGGCCCCCGCCTCGTTTCAAAACATGGATCAGGATGTGTGTTATCGGCAGCTATTACGGCCGGCTTGGGAAAAGGACTTGATCTTTTAAATGCCTGTATACAAGGCAAGGCTTATGTTGAACAGTTTTTAGACAGCAATAACACCCTTTTGGGTTATCACAAATGA
- a CDS encoding BamA/TamA family outer membrane protein: MDLKKTRFAVWFSGLLLMGTSADVQAQQPVAKDSITIAVAPEYNSVSTFHRFWLGESYRKIWATPVKIRVIDLQKEKGGLTIVKLGGGMQTKSLRLVDPTGKEWALRTVQKYPERGMAENLRATIAKDIAQDQVSTNHPFASLVVPPLATALDIPHSKPEIVYVADDPALGEYRKDFANAVYLIEERSPFEKETDNTEKVQRKIQQNNDNKADQKLTLRARLLDFLLGDWDRHEDNWRWLADKDKEKGETTYIPVPRDRDKVFYKTTGVFPWVLTHQWLKTHLQPYSDNIRDVDHWSFNERYFDRYFLNELTEQDWKEETAYVQQKLSNEVVRDAFQHMPANIFKIDGDELIRCFISRRDKLDSLTQHYYRFLSTNVDVPASDKKEVFKVTNLENGNVEIGIHNINKEGKKGRLVYRRIFDQRVTKEIRLFGIGGEDTFMVEGTSPSKIRVRLIGTEGANHYEIAKGVKNKPFIYDQKDEANQISDLGQVKLRLSNDSLVNRFDKSSFLYDRSGVLVNGGYNIDQGIQIGLGYVIEKQGFRKSPYARKHEFWANYNSGRRSFILDYVSDFKKAIGNNDLTIHANLLGPNNLSNFFGLGNNTENEDHDFEYQGLDREDGISYYRNRYNYLNADIKLSRQLARHLNVNAGVLFSYYTSTASGNEERFFNDYNAAHPEQEVFSDKLYGGVTAGLVYDNRDHITIPKKGIYVKTTVVAQHRLDKTTDSYGSVTGEFRFYLNPGHSGFVIANRTGGGTTIGEPTFFQRMQLGGINSLRGFNSKRFVGTSMLYNNLDLRLKLFNFTSYLVPGTVGMLGFTDVGRVWEKGEQSGRWHQGYGGGLYVMPGEVILLQASVGASKEASMLYLSIGFNF, encoded by the coding sequence ATGGATTTAAAAAAGACCCGCTTTGCGGTATGGTTTTCCGGTCTGCTACTAATGGGTACATCTGCTGATGTTCAGGCACAGCAGCCTGTGGCTAAAGATTCGATCACCATTGCCGTGGCACCCGAATACAACAGCGTAAGTACTTTTCATAGGTTCTGGCTAGGCGAGAGCTACCGGAAAATATGGGCTACACCTGTAAAAATAAGGGTCATTGATCTTCAGAAGGAAAAAGGAGGCTTAACTATTGTAAAGCTAGGTGGCGGGATGCAGACCAAATCCTTACGTCTGGTTGATCCTACCGGAAAGGAATGGGCATTACGCACAGTGCAGAAATACCCGGAAAGGGGAATGGCCGAAAACCTGCGTGCAACCATTGCCAAAGATATCGCACAGGATCAGGTATCAACCAATCATCCATTTGCCTCCTTGGTAGTGCCCCCTTTAGCAACAGCTCTTGATATACCACATTCAAAACCTGAGATTGTATATGTAGCTGATGATCCCGCTTTGGGCGAGTACAGAAAAGATTTTGCCAATGCGGTATATTTAATTGAAGAAAGAAGCCCCTTTGAGAAAGAAACAGACAATACAGAGAAAGTTCAACGCAAAATTCAGCAGAACAATGACAACAAAGCTGATCAGAAACTTACGCTAAGAGCAAGATTACTCGACTTTTTGCTGGGCGACTGGGACAGACATGAGGACAACTGGCGCTGGCTGGCCGATAAGGATAAAGAAAAAGGAGAGACCACTTACATCCCTGTGCCCCGCGACCGGGATAAGGTCTTTTACAAAACTACCGGTGTGTTTCCATGGGTACTCACCCATCAATGGTTGAAAACCCATTTGCAGCCTTATAGTGACAATATCAGAGATGTAGATCATTGGAGCTTTAATGAACGGTATTTTGACCGGTATTTTTTAAATGAGCTGACTGAACAGGACTGGAAAGAAGAGACTGCTTATGTGCAGCAAAAGCTAAGTAATGAAGTTGTTCGGGATGCTTTTCAGCATATGCCGGCTAATATTTTTAAAATAGATGGTGATGAGCTTATCCGTTGTTTTATTTCGAGAAGAGACAAACTGGATTCACTTACACAACATTACTATCGTTTCCTGTCAACCAATGTCGATGTACCTGCTTCTGATAAAAAGGAGGTATTTAAGGTGACAAACCTGGAAAATGGAAATGTAGAAATCGGCATTCATAACATTAATAAGGAAGGAAAAAAGGGACGACTGGTTTATAGAAGAATCTTCGATCAGCGGGTTACTAAGGAGATAAGGCTGTTTGGGATTGGCGGTGAAGATACTTTTATGGTAGAAGGGACATCGCCTTCAAAAATCCGGGTACGCCTGATTGGTACTGAAGGGGCGAATCATTATGAAATAGCCAAAGGGGTGAAAAATAAACCTTTCATTTATGATCAGAAAGATGAGGCCAATCAGATTTCTGACCTGGGGCAAGTTAAACTCAGGTTATCAAATGACAGTCTGGTGAACCGTTTCGATAAAAGTAGCTTTCTGTACGACCGTTCAGGTGTGCTTGTAAACGGCGGCTATAATATCGATCAGGGCATACAGATTGGATTAGGTTATGTAATAGAAAAGCAAGGTTTTCGGAAAAGTCCTTACGCCCGTAAACATGAGTTCTGGGCCAATTATAATAGTGGCAGGCGATCGTTTATATTAGATTATGTATCTGATTTTAAAAAGGCGATAGGCAACAACGATCTGACTATACATGCCAATTTGCTTGGCCCCAATAACCTGAGTAACTTTTTTGGGTTGGGTAACAATACCGAAAATGAAGATCATGATTTTGAGTATCAAGGCCTGGATAGAGAGGATGGGATTTCTTATTACAGAAACCGCTACAACTATCTCAATGCAGATATTAAGCTAAGCAGACAGCTAGCCCGGCATTTGAACGTTAATGCGGGGGTGTTGTTCTCCTATTATACCAGTACGGCCTCAGGTAACGAAGAAAGGTTTTTTAACGATTATAATGCGGCCCATCCCGAGCAGGAAGTTTTTTCAGATAAATTGTATGGCGGTGTAACTGCTGGACTGGTTTACGATAACCGTGATCATATAACCATACCAAAAAAGGGTATTTATGTGAAAACAACGGTTGTTGCTCAGCATCGGCTCGACAAAACCACAGATAGCTACGGATCTGTGACAGGAGAGTTTCGCTTTTATCTAAACCCCGGACATTCGGGCTTTGTAATTGCCAATCGGACGGGTGGCGGAACTACAATTGGTGAGCCGACTTTCTTTCAGCGTATGCAACTGGGAGGTATAAATAGCCTGCGTGGCTTCAACAGTAAGCGTTTTGTGGGTACAAGCATGCTCTACAATAATCTCGATCTGAGGCTCAAGCTTTTTAATTTTACTTCTTATTTGGTGCCTGGTACCGTAGGAATGTTGGGTTTTACAGATGTAGGCCGGGTTTGGGAAAAAGGAGAGCAATCGGGCAGGTGGCACCAGGGATATGGCGGAGGTTTATACGTAATGCCAGGCGAGGTGATACTGCTGCAAGCTAGCGTGGGCGCGTCAAAGGAAGCAAGCATGCTGTATTTATCTATCGGCTTTAATTTTTAA
- a CDS encoding thiamine phosphate synthase, with protein MKLIVISDPVYFADEANLLNQLFDAGLAIFHLRKPAAERQACAALLNAIAEPYHNRIALHQFHDLVAEFPAIKRLHYPERIRNEQLKNNSLPAIGDGFTLSTSVHQLQAIDKLDRFDYTFYGPVFDSISKPGYVGLKDINLPFAGQKYATKIIALGGISAEKVTAIKQMNFDGLAVLGTLWNNKGQAIEKFRELNEKCR; from the coding sequence ATGAAACTGATTGTCATTTCTGACCCGGTATATTTTGCGGATGAGGCCAATTTGCTAAACCAGCTTTTTGACGCTGGTTTGGCTATTTTTCATTTGAGAAAACCGGCTGCTGAACGGCAGGCCTGCGCCGCACTGCTGAATGCTATAGCAGAACCCTACCACAACAGGATTGCCTTGCATCAGTTTCATGACCTGGTGGCCGAATTCCCTGCCATAAAAAGGCTTCACTATCCGGAACGCATAAGAAATGAACAACTGAAAAACAACAGCTTACCAGCAATTGGAGACGGATTTACTTTAAGTACCTCCGTTCATCAATTGCAGGCAATAGACAAGTTGGACCGGTTCGATTATACTTTTTACGGGCCCGTTTTCGACAGCATTTCAAAACCGGGGTATGTAGGTTTAAAGGATATAAACTTACCATTTGCCGGGCAAAAGTACGCGACTAAAATCATCGCCCTTGGCGGAATAAGTGCAGAAAAAGTTACTGCAATAAAACAAATGAATTTTGATGGACTGGCAGTGCTAGGCACTTTATGGAATAACAAAGGACAAGCCATTGAAAAATTTAGAGAATTGAATGAAAAGTGTAGATAG
- the thiH gene encoding 2-iminoacetate synthase ThiH has product MNSFKDIFETCSWDEASRSIYAKTSADVERALQLAHTGGTGKRTLEDFKALISPAAAPYLEQMAQLSQQLTLKRFGRVIQMYVPLYLSNECNNICTYCGFSYDNKVRRKTLSPMEIMQEVAVIKEMGFDHVLLVTGEANQSVHTDYFKKVLELIRPHFAHVSMEVQPLDLEDYEALRPYGLNTVLVYQETYHQEDYKKHHPKGKKSNFQYRLETPDRLGQARIHKMGLGVLIGLEDWRTDSFFTAMHLSYLEKTYWQSKYSISFPRLRPFSGGLEPKVAMSDRELVQLICAYRIFNEEVELSISTRESEIFRNNIIKLGVTAMSAASKTNPGGYAVEPQSLEQFEISDERTAAEIADMISAQGYEAVWKDWDSSLEKTANVEAI; this is encoded by the coding sequence ATGAATAGTTTTAAAGATATTTTTGAGACCTGCAGCTGGGATGAAGCCAGCAGAAGCATTTATGCGAAAACGAGTGCCGACGTGGAACGCGCGCTGCAACTTGCCCACACCGGGGGAACAGGTAAAAGAACGCTGGAAGATTTTAAGGCATTAATTTCTCCTGCAGCGGCGCCATACCTGGAACAGATGGCGCAACTGAGTCAGCAGCTTACCTTAAAACGCTTTGGCCGGGTTATTCAAATGTATGTACCGCTTTATCTTTCCAACGAATGCAACAACATTTGCACCTATTGCGGCTTTAGCTACGATAACAAAGTACGACGCAAAACCCTCTCTCCCATGGAGATTATGCAGGAAGTAGCGGTAATTAAAGAAATGGGATTTGATCATGTGTTGCTGGTTACCGGCGAGGCCAATCAATCGGTGCATACCGACTATTTTAAAAAAGTGCTGGAACTGATCCGGCCGCATTTTGCCCATGTATCCATGGAAGTTCAACCCTTAGACCTGGAAGATTATGAGGCGCTGAGGCCATATGGCTTAAACACCGTATTGGTATACCAGGAAACGTATCATCAGGAAGACTATAAAAAGCACCATCCCAAAGGTAAAAAATCGAATTTCCAATATCGGCTGGAAACGCCGGACCGATTGGGACAAGCGAGGATTCATAAAATGGGTCTGGGTGTTTTAATTGGACTGGAAGACTGGCGTACAGATTCCTTTTTTACCGCCATGCATTTAAGCTACCTCGAAAAAACATATTGGCAGAGTAAGTATAGCATTTCATTTCCACGGTTAAGGCCATTTAGTGGGGGTTTAGAGCCCAAGGTAGCCATGAGCGACAGGGAGTTGGTTCAGCTGATTTGCGCTTACCGGATATTTAATGAAGAAGTAGAACTCTCCATCTCAACCAGGGAATCTGAAATCTTCAGAAACAACATTATTAAACTGGGCGTCACAGCCATGAGCGCGGCATCCAAGACAAATCCGGGAGGTTATGCTGTAGAACCACAATCATTAGAACAGTTTGAAATATCGGACGAACGTACGGCAGCAGAAATTGCAGACATGATTTCGGCACAAGGTTACGAAGCCGTATGGAAGGATTGGGATAGCAGCTTAGAAAAGACGGCAAATGTTGAAGCGATATAA
- a CDS encoding gluconate 2-dehydrogenase subunit 3 family protein, with protein sequence MNRREALKNTAVMLGTAISATTFGVLFESFTLPENEKNSVSFSADQEKILAEFADIIIPPTKDAGGAKAAGVGSFIPMMIADCYPVKMQQAFAAGLKNMEAKSLKDFNKSFLSLTVTEREQLVGNMRTETIEQQKADKAEKRSNTYFFVLARDLTILGYFASEIGCTQAREYIAIPGRYDGATDLKPGQKSWAS encoded by the coding sequence ATGAACAGAAGAGAAGCGCTAAAAAATACTGCGGTCATGCTCGGAACTGCAATTTCGGCTACCACCTTTGGTGTTTTATTTGAAAGTTTTACACTTCCCGAAAATGAGAAAAACTCAGTCTCGTTTTCTGCCGATCAGGAAAAGATCCTTGCCGAATTTGCCGATATCATTATCCCTCCTACAAAAGATGCGGGTGGTGCCAAAGCAGCCGGGGTAGGTAGTTTTATTCCAATGATGATTGCTGATTGTTATCCTGTGAAAATGCAGCAGGCTTTTGCAGCAGGATTGAAGAATATGGAAGCAAAATCGTTAAAAGATTTTAATAAGAGTTTTTTATCTCTTACCGTAACTGAACGTGAACAACTGGTAGGCAATATGCGTACAGAAACCATTGAACAGCAAAAGGCAGATAAGGCCGAGAAAAGAAGCAATACCTATTTCTTTGTGCTGGCTAGGGACCTCACAATTCTGGGCTATTTCGCTTCAGAAATAGGGTGTACCCAAGCACGTGAGTACATTGCTATTCCAGGCCGCTATGATGGTGCTACTGATTTGAAACCGGGACAGAAATCCTGGGCCAGTTAA